In Chryseobacterium gleum, a single genomic region encodes these proteins:
- a CDS encoding DUF4266 domain-containing protein — MKNLIKNSQKLVEYLFGQLYPSSTPAFLFVPHKKSSVQAGLRRFNALNYRSIAVLLILTIPLLNSCTTVKEYEKNKLNDAEMVLGNRTIEKTELSFQSYREGSSGANAGKVGGGCGCN; from the coding sequence ATGAAAAACCTTATAAAAAACAGTCAAAAGCTTGTCGAATATTTGTTTGGGCAGCTTTATCCGTCTTCCACTCCCGCTTTTTTGTTCGTTCCTCACAAAAAGAGCTCCGTTCAAGCCGGGCTGCGAAGATTCAACGCTTTGAATTACAGATCAATTGCTGTTCTTTTGATACTGACAATTCCATTATTGAACTCGTGTACAACTGTAAAAGAGTACGAAAAAAATAAACTGAACGACGCCGAAATGGTTCTGGGAAACAGAACGATTGAAAAGACTGAACTCAGCTTTCAATCTTACAGAGAAGGATCTTCGGGCGCAAATGCCGGAAAAGTTGGCGGTGGTTGCGGATGTAACTAA
- a CDS encoding MFS transporter: MYCLVSVVHYGFFLSEELLTGLPQVTLLFYYIADSTEADERAKWYGYIGAVMGIGKIGGPALGGLLGSISIGLTFFITAALIFLSAVAVYFLLPESLPKEKRTTHLSLNSFNTFSHFKDIFLLEA; this comes from the coding sequence TTGTTTGGTATCGGTGGTGCATTATGGATTCTTTTTGTCGGAAGAATTATTGACGGGCTTACCGCAGGTAACATTACTATTTTATTACATAGCCGACTCCACAGAAGCTGATGAAAGAGCAAAATGGTACGGCTATATAGGTGCGGTTATGGGAATAGGAAAAATCGGCGGACCGGCACTCGGCGGTTTATTGGGAAGCATTTCAATAGGGCTCACTTTTTTTATAACAGCCGCTTTGATTTTTCTTTCAGCCGTTGCGGTTTATTTTCTGCTCCCCGAATCTTTACCAAAGGAAAAGCGAACAACACATTTATCGCTTAACAGCTTCAATACCTTTTCGCACTTCAAAGATATTTTTCTGTTAGAGGCTTGA
- a CDS encoding efflux RND transporter periplasmic adaptor subunit, translated as MKRKFKIISYSLQIIGLLMFYECKDHGKTEPVPAVVSSKDENVVTLTEAQLKNAPIATTTLSLQKISSLLKLNGMIDVPPQNLVSVSIPLGGYLKSSSLLPGKPVSKGQVIAVIENPQFIQLQQDYLMARSKMHFAELDYNRQKTLNQSQATSDKVMQQAQSEMNSQKILMNSLAQQLRLININPASLNSGNIKKSVPVYSSINGFVSKVNVNIGKYVNPSDVLFELINPDDIHLNLKVYEKDLGNLKMGQRFTAYTNAAPDKKYYGEIILISKDVNPGGMAEVHCHFEKYDQSLVPGMYMNAEIETSTSFSNAVPEESIINFEGKDFVFVEEKTRTYRLTPVTLGETENGFIQILNTDDFKNKKIVTKNAYTLLMKLKNTADE; from the coding sequence ATGAAACGTAAATTTAAAATCATATCATATTCTCTGCAAATAATAGGATTGCTCATGTTTTATGAGTGTAAAGACCATGGAAAAACGGAGCCGGTACCAGCAGTGGTCTCTTCCAAAGATGAAAACGTAGTAACGCTTACTGAAGCCCAATTAAAAAATGCTCCTATAGCGACTACAACCCTTTCTTTACAGAAGATATCGTCGCTTTTAAAGCTTAATGGAATGATTGATGTTCCTCCGCAAAACCTGGTTTCGGTAAGTATTCCACTGGGCGGATATCTCAAATCCAGCAGCCTGTTGCCGGGAAAGCCGGTTTCAAAAGGGCAGGTGATTGCCGTTATTGAAAACCCGCAGTTTATACAGCTTCAGCAGGATTATTTAATGGCAAGGTCCAAAATGCATTTTGCAGAACTGGACTATAACCGTCAGAAAACCCTTAATCAAAGTCAGGCTACCAGTGATAAAGTCATGCAGCAGGCCCAGTCTGAAATGAACAGCCAGAAAATTCTGATGAACTCTCTGGCCCAGCAGCTCCGCCTTATCAATATTAACCCAGCATCGCTGAATTCCGGGAATATTAAAAAAAGCGTTCCGGTTTACAGCAGTATCAATGGGTTTGTGAGTAAGGTAAATGTGAATATCGGAAAATATGTAAATCCTTCGGATGTCCTTTTTGAACTCATCAATCCGGATGATATACATCTTAACCTTAAAGTATACGAAAAAGATCTTGGAAACCTCAAAATGGGACAACGGTTTACGGCCTACACGAATGCGGCTCCTGATAAAAAATATTATGGAGAGATCATTCTGATCAGTAAGGATGTTAACCCGGGAGGTATGGCTGAAGTACACTGTCATTTTGAAAAATATGACCAGAGCCTTGTTCCTGGAATGTATATGAATGCAGAAATAGAAACAAGTACCTCTTTTTCCAATGCAGTTCCTGAAGAAAGCATTATCAATTTTGAAGGGAAAGACTTTGTTTTTGTGGAAGAGAAAACACGTACCTACCGCCTGACTCCTGTAACATTGGGTGAAACAGAGAACGGGTTCATACAGATACTTAATACCGATGATTTTAAAAATAAGAAAATTGTCACCAAGAATGCTTATACCCTTCTCATGAAACTTAAGAACACTGCAGATGAATAA
- a CDS encoding type II toxin-antitoxin system HipA family toxin, which yields MAVQHVGRLAIRNGVIYFQYDDNFLDAGIEISPFRLPLKRGLSELPLHPFDGLAGVFSDSLPDGWGRLLFDRMIRTFGLMPSDVSPLDRLAHVGMHGMGALVYEPDNSPEVPQDKVDLDLLAVQTEKVLEGSSEEVITELLALNGSSAGARPKALIGVDSERKNILYGAQNLDENFEHWLVKFSNSQDGPGSGAIEYVYALMAAEAGISMPDVHLFPSQNGNGYFGVKRFDRDGNRRLHMHTVSGLLHSNFRLPSLDYEDLLNLTATLTKDIREVEKMYRLAVFNVMAHNRDDHAKNFSFLMDENGNWKLSPAYDLTFSAGPGGEQSTMILGEGKNVTTKHLVKLGKEAKLSIEFIENVIEQTTSAISKWSRLSKDFGVNKSNRELIGRLIKTF from the coding sequence ATGGCAGTCCAGCATGTTGGACGTCTTGCTATACGTAACGGTGTCATCTATTTCCAATATGATGACAATTTTCTCGACGCAGGAATTGAAATATCTCCTTTCAGACTGCCCTTGAAAAGAGGCCTTAGTGAATTGCCTCTGCATCCATTTGACGGATTGGCCGGGGTATTCAGCGACAGCTTGCCGGATGGCTGGGGAAGATTGCTATTTGACAGGATGATCAGAACCTTTGGATTGATGCCATCAGATGTTTCACCACTGGACCGCCTTGCTCACGTAGGTATGCACGGAATGGGAGCATTGGTCTATGAGCCGGATAATAGTCCTGAAGTGCCGCAAGATAAAGTCGACCTGGATTTGCTGGCTGTACAAACTGAAAAAGTCCTGGAAGGAAGTTCGGAAGAGGTAATTACTGAGCTGTTAGCTTTAAATGGTTCTTCGGCAGGTGCCAGACCAAAAGCACTTATTGGCGTAGATAGCGAACGTAAAAATATTTTATACGGAGCTCAAAACTTAGACGAAAATTTTGAACATTGGTTGGTTAAGTTTTCTAATTCACAGGACGGTCCCGGTTCAGGAGCCATTGAATATGTCTATGCGCTGATGGCTGCAGAAGCTGGTATCTCAATGCCGGACGTGCATTTATTTCCCTCTCAAAATGGGAACGGTTATTTTGGAGTAAAAAGATTCGATAGGGATGGAAATAGAAGATTACATATGCACACTGTAAGTGGTTTGCTGCATAGCAATTTCAGGCTACCTTCGCTTGATTATGAAGATTTACTGAACTTGACCGCAACCCTGACCAAGGATATTCGTGAAGTCGAAAAAATGTATCGACTGGCGGTCTTCAATGTAATGGCTCATAACAGGGATGACCACGCAAAGAACTTTAGCTTTTTAATGGACGAAAACGGCAACTGGAAACTTTCTCCTGCCTACGATTTAACATTTTCGGCAGGTCCTGGCGGAGAGCAGAGTACCATGATTTTAGGAGAAGGCAAAAATGTAACAACAAAACATCTTGTTAAATTAGGAAAGGAGGCTAAACTATCAATAGAATTCATAGAGAATGTTATTGAGCAAACAACATCAGCAATTAGTAAATGGTCAAGACTATCAAAAGATTTTGGAGTCAATAAATCCAACAGAGAATTAATAGGTAGATTAATTAAGACATTTTAA
- a CDS encoding VIT1/CCC1 transporter family protein, translated as MHHQLEKHYVNRVGWLRAAVLGANDGLLSTTSIVIGVAAANPDRNTIILAALAGMIAGAMSMAAGEYVSVSSQEDTEKADLLREKRELEEMPEVELRELAKIYERRGVSKETALKVATELTEHDALAAHAHDELGINEITQAKPLQAAFASFGSFALGALLPFAVSLLAPIKQMVYFQYGFSIIFLMILGAISAKTGGSKIGIAVLRICFWGTVAMGITALIGHLFGVTVS; from the coding sequence ATGCATCATCAATTGGAAAAACATTATGTGAATAGGGTCGGCTGGCTTCGTGCAGCGGTTTTAGGTGCAAATGACGGATTATTGTCTACCACAAGCATAGTCATTGGTGTTGCTGCAGCCAATCCCGACAGAAATACCATTATTCTTGCCGCTTTAGCCGGAATGATCGCCGGAGCGATGTCTATGGCAGCAGGAGAATACGTGTCGGTAAGTTCGCAGGAAGACACCGAGAAAGCTGATCTTTTAAGAGAAAAACGCGAGCTTGAAGAAATGCCGGAAGTGGAGTTGAGAGAATTGGCAAAGATCTACGAGAGACGCGGTGTAAGTAAAGAAACCGCTTTGAAAGTTGCCACCGAACTCACAGAGCACGATGCTTTGGCTGCTCACGCTCATGACGAATTGGGAATCAATGAAATAACACAGGCAAAACCTTTGCAGGCTGCGTTTGCATCATTCGGTTCGTTTGCTTTGGGCGCATTGCTGCCTTTTGCGGTTTCACTTTTAGCTCCGATTAAACAGATGGTTTATTTTCAGTATGGATTTTCTATCATTTTCTTAATGATTTTAGGAGCCATTTCAGCAAAAACAGGCGGTTCAAAAATCGGAATTGCTGTTTTAAGAATCTGTTTCTGGGGAACGGTTGCCATGGGAATTACCGCTTTGATTGGACATCTTTTCGGGGTGACGGTTTCTTAA
- a CDS encoding helix-turn-helix domain-containing protein: MSKAQKMIATHVRDRRLLMELTQEGLAERSGVALSTLRKFEQKGLISLDSFLKILMVVGGLEEMLDALKPDKPAFTSIDDVLKQDDTIIKKRGRRK, encoded by the coding sequence ATGTCTAAGGCACAAAAGATGATTGCTACTCACGTTCGTGACCGGAGGCTTCTGATGGAGCTTACTCAGGAAGGTCTGGCTGAACGTTCAGGTGTAGCACTTTCCACCCTTAGGAAGTTTGAGCAAAAAGGATTGATTTCGCTGGACTCTTTTCTAAAGATCTTGATGGTGGTTGGAGGATTGGAAGAAATGCTTGATGCTCTTAAGCCAGATAAGCCAGCTTTTACTTCAATAGACGATGTTTTGAAACAAGATGATACTATAATTAAAAAAAGAGGTCGAAGAAAATGA
- a CDS encoding MFS transporter has protein sequence MIGLLFYVGINVFQFNFTLFLKDIYHGTPVLIGSILTFVGICEIITRAILLPWLLKLFSDKNIGTAGLIIVGIGLGLILTSIYVNSAVVISLAVIAIISGEGLFDPIYNGILSKSVEENEQGKLQGLNQSLQSANNVLVPLGVAAIYFYSPTILYATVMFIAFGAAVMFTNYNSSNQQRK, from the coding sequence TTGATAGGTCTGTTGTTTTATGTGGGGATAAATGTTTTTCAGTTCAACTTCACACTTTTTTTAAAAGATATTTATCATGGGACGCCTGTACTTATCGGCAGCATCTTAACTTTTGTGGGTATTTGCGAAATTATTACAAGAGCCATTTTACTGCCGTGGTTATTGAAGCTGTTTTCGGATAAAAATATTGGAACAGCAGGATTAATTATCGTGGGTATCGGCCTAGGTTTAATTCTCACGAGTATTTATGTAAATTCAGCCGTCGTTATTTCCCTTGCGGTAATTGCCATCATTTCAGGCGAAGGTTTATTCGACCCCATTTACAACGGAATACTATCGAAATCAGTCGAGGAAAACGAACAAGGAAAGTTGCAAGGCTTAAATCAAAGCCTGCAATCGGCAAACAATGTGCTGGTTCCGTTGGGCGTGGCTGCCATTTATTTTTACAGTCCTACCATTTTATATGCAACAGTAATGTTCATAGCCTTTGGTGCTGCTGTGATGTTTACCAATTATAATTCTTCGAATCAACAGCGGAAATAA
- a CDS encoding heme-binding domain-containing protein, producing MKTSSLIKIGAGFIVLFLIVIQFFDTDKNISATPSENAIEKHYQVSSHVQGLLKTSCYDCHSNNTAYPWYSNIQPVKWWLADHVNSGKRHLNFDEFNTYTKEKKLKKLDEIAETVKEGEMPLSSYTIIHHDAKLSSRDKSEIEKWVVQVKKKIN from the coding sequence ATGAAAACATCATCTTTAATAAAAATAGGAGCAGGCTTTATAGTTCTGTTTCTCATCGTTATCCAATTTTTTGATACTGATAAAAATATATCAGCCACTCCTTCTGAAAATGCAATTGAAAAACATTATCAGGTGTCATCCCACGTACAGGGCTTATTAAAAACAAGCTGTTACGATTGTCATTCTAATAATACAGCTTATCCCTGGTATAGTAATATACAGCCGGTAAAATGGTGGTTGGCAGATCATGTCAATTCAGGAAAAAGACATTTGAATTTTGATGAATTTAATACCTATACTAAAGAAAAAAAATTGAAGAAATTAGATGAAATTGCCGAAACCGTTAAAGAGGGAGAAATGCCGCTTAGCTCGTATACAATAATCCATCATGATGCAAAATTATCTTCTAGGGATAAATCGGAAATAGAAAAATGGGTGGTTCAGGTTAAAAAGAAGATCAATTAA
- a CDS encoding cation-translocating P-type ATPase, producing MNYNIPENLKGLTEAEVEASRKKYGYNRLEAVKKETWADMLIDILKEPMLILLICVSLIYVIIGDYGEALFMLVAIIGVTAISFYQDNRSKKALEELEKLNEPLSTVIRNSKIIKIPTFEITVGDLCITEEGNLINADGTIVHSNDFSVNQSSLTGESFSVFKDSKSEDNKVYSGTITVSGLAVFEVEQIGKETKVGKIGQSILGIKEEISPLQLQIRNFVKGMAIIGLIIFLAVCIFSYIKTEDFVTSLLSGLTLAMSVLPEEIPVAFTTFMALGAWKLMREGIIIKRSSIVETLGSVTVICTDKTGTITENSMQLKHLYDYKSDTIYEQENFKTKELDELIDYAMWSSEPVPFDPMEITLHKVYEQTQDSDDRKNYKLFHEYPLEGKPPMMTHLFENEQKERIIAAKGAPEAILTVSELSEDEKNKIRNIVKEFGEKGYRVLGVAKSHFEGNNFPENQQDFNFEFLGLTAFYDPPKKEIKEVLQHIYNAGIKVKVITGDNADTTKAIALQAGIINNAPAVNGSEVTASSEDDLMKLSEKTTLFTRMFPEAKLEVVNALKAQGNVVAMLGDGVNDGPALKAAHIGVAMGNKGTEIAKSAAALVITNDDLEKLVVGIAAGRRIYANIKKAVQYIISIHIPIILTVSLPLFLGWIFPHIFTPVHVIFLELVMGPTCSIVYENEPIEKDAMQRPPRVLTDTFLNWGELMVSIIQGLVITAGILWMYQYSVHLGNDEPTTRALVFSTLIFANILLSLVNRSFHYSIFESFKNRNYLLVGISALVLVLLFVILYVKPVSGFFSVAPLTVKELGFTFLTAAVSVLWFEIYKLLKRLLERK from the coding sequence ATGAATTACAATATCCCTGAAAATCTCAAAGGTCTTACAGAAGCGGAAGTGGAAGCTTCCCGAAAAAAGTACGGATATAACCGGCTGGAAGCGGTTAAAAAAGAAACATGGGCAGATATGCTTATTGATATTCTGAAAGAACCCATGCTTATTTTATTGATATGTGTTTCCCTTATCTATGTAATCATAGGTGACTATGGTGAGGCATTATTTATGTTGGTCGCGATAATAGGAGTTACGGCTATTTCTTTCTATCAGGATAACCGAAGTAAAAAGGCCCTGGAAGAACTTGAAAAATTGAACGAGCCTTTAAGCACGGTCATAAGAAATTCAAAGATTATTAAAATACCCACTTTTGAAATTACTGTGGGAGATCTCTGTATTACCGAAGAAGGAAATCTGATCAATGCAGATGGTACCATTGTACATAGCAATGATTTTTCCGTTAATCAGTCTTCACTTACAGGGGAGAGCTTCTCTGTTTTTAAAGACAGCAAATCAGAAGATAATAAAGTATATAGCGGAACAATTACTGTTTCCGGACTTGCAGTTTTTGAGGTAGAACAAATAGGAAAAGAAACCAAAGTAGGAAAAATAGGGCAGTCTATACTGGGAATAAAAGAAGAAATATCTCCTTTACAGCTTCAGATCCGGAATTTTGTAAAAGGCATGGCGATTATTGGACTGATAATTTTTTTGGCGGTATGTATTTTTAGTTATATTAAAACGGAAGACTTTGTGACCAGCTTATTAAGCGGTTTGACTTTGGCGATGTCTGTACTTCCCGAGGAAATTCCTGTGGCTTTTACCACCTTTATGGCTTTGGGAGCCTGGAAGCTGATGCGGGAAGGAATTATTATCAAACGAAGCAGTATTGTCGAAACGTTGGGAAGTGTTACAGTGATATGTACAGATAAAACGGGAACAATTACCGAAAATTCAATGCAGCTAAAGCATCTTTATGATTATAAGTCTGATACGATTTATGAACAGGAGAATTTCAAGACAAAAGAGCTGGATGAACTTATTGATTATGCGATGTGGAGCAGTGAGCCAGTTCCGTTTGATCCGATGGAAATAACCTTACATAAGGTGTATGAGCAGACTCAGGATTCTGACGACAGAAAAAATTATAAGTTATTTCATGAATATCCGTTGGAAGGAAAACCTCCTATGATGACCCATCTTTTTGAAAATGAACAAAAAGAGAGAATTATTGCGGCAAAAGGTGCGCCTGAAGCAATCCTTACTGTTTCTGAACTTTCAGAAGATGAAAAAAATAAAATCAGAAATATCGTAAAAGAATTTGGTGAAAAGGGATATCGGGTTCTTGGAGTTGCCAAATCTCATTTCGAAGGAAATAATTTCCCTGAAAACCAGCAGGATTTTAATTTTGAATTTTTAGGATTGACCGCATTTTATGACCCTCCTAAAAAAGAAATAAAAGAAGTGCTTCAGCATATTTATAATGCGGGGATTAAGGTAAAGGTAATTACGGGGGATAATGCGGATACCACAAAGGCTATTGCATTGCAGGCCGGGATTATCAATAATGCTCCTGCCGTTAATGGAAGTGAGGTCACCGCAAGTTCAGAAGATGATTTAATGAAGCTTTCTGAAAAAACGACTCTGTTTACAAGAATGTTTCCTGAAGCAAAGCTTGAAGTGGTGAATGCACTGAAAGCACAAGGGAACGTAGTGGCCATGTTGGGAGATGGAGTGAATGACGGACCTGCATTAAAAGCGGCTCATATAGGAGTCGCAATGGGAAATAAAGGAACCGAAATTGCCAAATCAGCGGCAGCGCTCGTCATTACGAATGATGATCTTGAAAAGCTGGTAGTAGGAATTGCTGCGGGGCGTAGAATTTATGCCAATATCAAAAAAGCTGTTCAGTATATTATTTCTATTCATATTCCCATTATCCTTACGGTTTCTTTGCCTTTATTCCTGGGATGGATATTCCCTCACATATTTACCCCGGTTCACGTTATTTTTCTTGAACTGGTAATGGGACCTACCTGTTCTATTGTATATGAAAATGAGCCTATTGAAAAAGATGCAATGCAAAGACCTCCAAGAGTGCTTACAGATACATTTCTGAACTGGGGAGAGCTTATGGTAAGTATTATTCAGGGATTGGTTATCACAGCAGGAATATTATGGATGTATCAATATTCTGTTCACCTGGGGAATGATGAGCCTACAACAAGAGCTTTGGTGTTCAGCACTTTAATATTTGCGAATATTTTACTGAGTTTGGTAAATCGATCTTTCCATTACAGTATTTTTGAAAGTTTTAAAAATCGCAATTATTTATTAGTAGGGATTTCCGCGTTGGTTCTTGTATTATTGTTTGTTATTCTATACGTAAAGCCGGTATCAGGATTCTTTAGTGTAGCGCCTCTTACAGTAAAAGAATTAGGATTTACATTCCTTACTGCTGCAGTTTCTGTGCTGTGGTTTGAGATCTATAAGCTTCTAAAAAGGCTTTTGGAAAGGAAATAA
- a CDS encoding thioredoxin family protein, whose product MKTLFSAILMVVFAVGIHAQSRWESAKKMASQNKELILLNFSGSDWCIPCIKLHKIIIETDEFKKLEIENIAVYINADFPRNKKNQLSPELKKENAALADQYNKKGLFPYTLLLNSEGKILKSWEGLPSENALAFTKEVRDIKENQNK is encoded by the coding sequence ATGAAAACACTATTTTCAGCCATATTAATGGTTGTATTCGCTGTTGGCATTCATGCGCAGAGCCGTTGGGAAAGTGCCAAAAAAATGGCGTCCCAAAATAAAGAACTTATTTTACTGAACTTTTCAGGTTCAGATTGGTGTATTCCATGCATCAAACTTCATAAGATTATCATCGAAACCGATGAATTTAAAAAGCTGGAAATAGAAAATATCGCTGTTTACATCAATGCAGATTTTCCAAGAAACAAAAAGAATCAGCTTTCTCCGGAATTGAAAAAAGAAAATGCAGCGCTTGCTGATCAGTACAATAAAAAAGGATTATTTCCTTACACATTGTTGCTGAATTCGGAAGGCAAAATCCTGAAAAGCTGGGAGGGACTTCCATCTGAAAATGCTTTAGCTTTCACCAAAGAAGTACGGGATATTAAAGAAAACCAAAATAAATAA
- a CDS encoding FAD:protein FMN transferase: MLREFKRPQKLMGNAFEITVVSNDENSANQHIDAAIDEIRRIEKLLTTFSEESQTNLINKNAGIKPVKVDGEIFGLIERSLRISKVTDGYFDISYGGIDKSFWNFDRQMQQLPNPELIKEHLKLVNYQNIILDRENQTVFLKEKGMRIGFGGIGKGYAAEMAKQMLQNRGVTSGIVNASGDLTTWGNQADGKPWTVGIADPDNAKQPFSYMNITNMAVATSGNYEKFVMINGKKYSHTINPKTGMPVSGVKSVTIFCPNAEIADAMATPVSIMGIDAALNMINQINHLECIIIDDHDKIYSSQNINLK; encoded by the coding sequence ATGTTGAGAGAGTTCAAAAGACCTCAGAAATTAATGGGGAATGCTTTTGAAATTACCGTTGTAAGCAATGATGAAAATTCTGCAAATCAGCATATTGATGCAGCGATTGACGAAATCAGGAGGATCGAAAAGCTTTTGACGACTTTCAGTGAGGAAAGCCAGACCAATCTCATCAATAAAAACGCAGGCATAAAACCTGTGAAAGTGGATGGGGAAATCTTTGGTTTAATTGAAAGAAGTTTGAGAATCAGTAAAGTTACAGACGGATATTTTGATATTTCTTACGGTGGAATCGACAAAAGCTTCTGGAATTTTGACCGGCAGATGCAACAGCTTCCCAATCCTGAACTGATTAAAGAACATCTGAAACTCGTTAATTATCAGAACATTATTCTTGATCGCGAAAATCAAACCGTTTTCCTCAAAGAAAAAGGAATGCGGATCGGTTTCGGAGGAATCGGGAAGGGCTACGCTGCAGAAATGGCAAAACAAATGCTTCAAAACAGAGGTGTAACTTCCGGAATTGTGAATGCTTCGGGTGATTTAACGACCTGGGGAAATCAAGCAGACGGAAAACCCTGGACTGTCGGAATTGCCGATCCAGACAACGCAAAACAGCCGTTTTCCTACATGAATATCACCAATATGGCGGTTGCAACTTCCGGGAATTATGAAAAATTCGTTATGATTAACGGTAAAAAATATTCTCATACCATTAATCCTAAAACAGGAATGCCTGTTTCGGGCGTGAAAAGTGTTACTATTTTTTGTCCCAACGCAGAAATTGCCGATGCAATGGCGACTCCCGTAAGCATTATGGGAATCGATGCGGCGCTCAATATGATCAACCAGATCAATCATCTGGAATGCATCATTATTGATGACCATGACAAAATTTATTCATCTCAAAACATTAATTTAAAATGA
- a CDS encoding DUF3570 domain-containing protein produces MKKLIVSVIALFGIFNAKAQENTNNEQPKKLTFDEANLVSSYYKQNGNNSAVTGGIGTEKLTDISNTIDVTMVKYDKKDRKNKFDLSVGIDHYTSASSDMIDLKANSSASHADNRIYPALSWSRENTEKGTTLMAGISTSFEFDYASYGANIGFSQKTKNRMGEFTAKFQAYLDQVKLIAPIELRTNGSTGGEHENYGTSGRNTYALSLSYSQIINQNFQVEFLADGVQQTGYLSLPFHRVYFKDNSVHQEALPDKRFKIPLGVRANYFLGDKVILRAYYRYYTDDWGLKSNTFSLETPVKISPFVSVSPFYRYYSQTAAKYFAPYQEHTAFDDFYTSNYDLSKFSSNFYGAGIRISPKNGLFGVERLNMLEIRYGHYTKSVGLKSDIISLNLRFK; encoded by the coding sequence ATGAAAAAATTGATCGTAAGTGTTATTGCTCTTTTCGGAATTTTCAACGCAAAAGCACAGGAAAACACAAATAATGAACAGCCTAAAAAACTGACTTTTGATGAAGCTAATTTAGTTTCAAGCTATTATAAACAAAACGGAAACAATTCTGCAGTGACGGGAGGAATCGGGACGGAAAAACTGACCGACATTTCCAATACCATCGATGTAACTATGGTAAAATACGACAAGAAAGACAGGAAAAACAAATTCGATCTCAGTGTCGGGATCGATCATTATACTTCCGCTTCGTCGGATATGATCGATCTGAAAGCCAATTCATCCGCTTCCCACGCAGACAACAGAATTTATCCTGCATTAAGCTGGAGCCGTGAGAACACTGAAAAAGGAACGACTTTAATGGCGGGCATTTCTACCTCTTTTGAATTCGATTATGCATCTTACGGTGCAAACATCGGGTTTTCGCAAAAGACCAAAAACAGAATGGGAGAGTTTACCGCAAAATTTCAGGCTTATCTGGATCAGGTAAAACTGATTGCTCCGATTGAGCTCAGAACAAACGGAAGCACCGGAGGAGAACACGAAAACTACGGAACCAGCGGAAGAAATACTTATGCACTGTCTCTATCCTATTCGCAAATCATCAATCAGAATTTTCAGGTTGAATTTTTGGCGGACGGTGTTCAGCAGACAGGATATTTAAGTTTGCCTTTCCACAGGGTTTATTTCAAAGATAATTCAGTTCATCAGGAAGCTTTGCCGGATAAAAGGTTTAAAATTCCTTTGGGAGTAAGAGCTAATTATTTCCTCGGGGACAAAGTGATTCTGAGAGCGTATTATCGTTATTATACCGACGATTGGGGCTTAAAATCTAATACTTTCAGCCTGGAAACGCCGGTGAAAATTTCGCCTTTTGTTTCGGTAAGTCCGTTTTACAGGTATTATTCTCAGACTGCGGCTAAATATTTTGCGCCTTATCAAGAGCATACGGCTTTTGATGACTTTTATACAAGTAATTATGACCTTTCAAAATTCAGCAGTAATTTTTACGGGGCAGGAATCAGGATCAGTCCGAAGAATGGTTTATTTGGTGTCGAAAGGCTGAATATGCTGGAAATCAGATACGGACATTATACGAAATCTGTGGGATTGAAATCTGATATTATTTCCCTGAATTTGAGATTTAAATAA